The DNA sequence TGGGGGAACAGCTCCTTCAAGCGTATCAGTTTCGAGATGCTGAAGCAGAACGTGGCGGTGACGATCCGCGAGAAGGTGTTCTGGGACGAGATCCCGGGCATCATCCTCTACACCGACCACTACGACGAAGAGAATCACACCCTCAAGGGGGTCATCATCCACGACGGCCGCGACCAGGCTCACCCCATGACCATCTTTGCCGCCAGCGGAAATGTCGGCTGTACGCCCAATCAGCAGGATATCTGCCTGGTGCTCAACAACGGCAGCATCCACGCGGCGGGCAAGGGGGAGGGGTACCGGCTGGTCCATTTCGGGGAGTACGCCATGACCGTGGCCGGTCCGGGCAAGGGGGGCGGCATCGGCCGCAACGAGCTGGATATGGGGATCGGCGAGTTGCGGCAGCAGATAGCCAACCCCGCAACGCCCCAGGCGACCCGCCTCAAGATGGCGGCCGAACTCCAGAGCCGTTTCGCCTTTCCGTTCGCCTCCCTGGTGTTTGCCGTCGTAGCCGTGCCGCTGGGCATCCAGAACCGTCGTTCGGGCAAATCGGCCGGGTTCTCCGTCAGCATCGCCATCCTGCTGGCCTACTATGTGCTCCTCTCGCTTTTGCGGACCCTGGCGGAACGGGGGACGCTGCCGGCGGAACTGGCGCTCTGGCTCCCCAATGCGATCTTTCTGGCCGTGGGATGGTATTTCCTGCGGATGGCCTCCCTGGAACGCAGTATCTGGACGGCCGTTCAGGATGCGCTCTTGACCCTGATCGGGAGGAGGAGCGCCGTCCGATGACGATCCTCTCCCGTTACATAGCAATGGCCTGGCTGCGTCTCCTGGCCCTCTGCCTGGGTAGTTTCGTGGCCGTGTACCTGGTCCTGGACATGATGGACAAGATACCGCGCTTCATCCGCGCCGGCGGTTCGGGGGTGGATATCCTGCGGTTCTTTGTCTGGAAACTGCCGGAAATGGTCGGCCAGACCGCCTCGTTTTCGATCCTGATGGCGACCCTGTTGACCCTGGGGATGTTCTCCCGCAACAGCGAGATCATCGCCATGCGCAGTTGCGGGATCAGTCTGCTGCGCATTTCGTTCCCCATGCTGTTTTTGGGGCTGGCGGCCAGCTTCGTGCTGCTGCTGAACGCCGAACTGGTGGTGCCCGGCAGCTACGAACGCATGGAGCGGATCGAGCGGGTCGATATCCGCAAGCAGGGCGTCAATGCGGTATTCAGGCGCAACAACATCTGGTTCCGTTCCGACAGCCAGATCCTCCAGGCTCACCTGTTCGACCCCCAGGCCAAGGTGCTGCGGGGGGTCACCCTCTGGAAACTGGACGCTTCCATGAACCCGACCAACCGTATCGATGCCGGATCGGCCGAATTTCACGACGGGCGCTGGACCCTGAAGGACGTGGTGACGAAGGATTTCAGCCAGGGACACGGGTATGTGGCCCAGCGGGCCCGCAGTATGGATGTGGCCCTGAATCTGAAACTGGACGATCTGCGTGTGCTGGACAACAATGCCGACAACCTGAGCTACCGGAAGCTCAAGGAGTATGCCGATAACCTGCAAAACGGCGGTTATCAGGCCTTCCGCTACCTGACCATGATGCACACCAAGCTCTCCGGGCCGTTTGCGGCCTTTGTGATGGTGATCCTGGGTATCCCCTTCGCCTTCAGGAACAGCCGTTCGGGCGGCGCGGCCCTCGGGATCGGGGCCAGCATCGGCATCGGTTTCGCCTATTTCGTGGTCAATGCCATGCTGCTCTCCTACGGCCGCAGCGGGGTCCTGCCCCCCTTGGTTGCGGCCTGGGGAGCCAATATCATCTTCTGCCTGGGCGGGGTATGGCTGGCCATGACCGTGAGGAATTGAGCCCGATCAAGCACGCATTCCGTCAGGGCGCGGCATGCGCCCCGTCAGTCCCCCTTCGACAGGTCGCGTATCCTGTCGCCGAACGTTGCAAGGAGGCCGTACATGAAAAACATCGCCGCTATCCTGGTCGTCGTGACGTGCTGTCTGGCAGGAAATACCGCCCTGTTTGCCGCCGAACGGCCGCAGCGCGTCATGAAACCGGCGGCCTCGACCCCGGATACGTCTCCCGCCATTCTCAGCATCATTCCGGCCCAGGCGGAGCCGGGGGGCAGGGTGACCATCTTCGGCGCCAATTTCGGCGGGCAGATCTCGGCCTTTCTCGGCAGTGTGGAGATACCGGCCAAGGTAACCGACGGCAGGCAGCTCGAATTCACCGTCCCCCCCTTGGATGCGGGGCTGTACGCCCTGTACCTCAAACGGGGCGACGGCGTTGTGGGGCGGGCCTACAACTTTTCCGTGCTTCCCCTGCGGCCGGTGCTGATCGCCCTTTCACCCGACAAGATCAGTTCCTGCGCCCAGGGGGGGGAGCGGGACGTGACCGCCGTGGGGCGGAATTTCGGCGAGACGACGTTCCTCTTCTTCGATAACGCCTCCATCAAGAGTCGGGTGCTTTCGCCCGAGGCCATCGCCTTCCGGGTGCCCCAGGTGACGGGGGGGCTGCACCAGATCATGGTGAAAAATTCACCCGAGAACGCCTCGGTGCAACTGGCGCTGGAGATCGAGACCAAGCCTGAAATCAGCCAGGTGACGCGGGGAAACGAGTACGTGAATTATTACGAATTGCTCATAGAGGGGAAAAACTTCCAACAGAACTCGGCCCTGTATGTGGACGGCCTGCGCATTGGCGGCAATAGCGGCCAGGATTCGGCGGCTCGGGAGAAAGTGATCTTTATCGACTGTACCAGACTCGTCTACCAGCGGTTTCCCTATTCGCCGGTCGCCAAGGATTTCCGCCTGCAGGTGGTGAATCCCGGGAACGAGGGGAGCCAGGTGATCAACGTCAGTGCGCCGTGATAGGGGAATGAAACTTTAAACTCGGAGGATGATATTGTTATGAACCTTGGAACCCCGCTGAAATCGGGCGCAATCAGACTGCTTCTGCTGGGATCGGGAGAACTGGGCAAGGAGGTCGCCATCGAGGCGCAACGTCTCGGCGTGGAGGTGATCGCCGTGGACCGTTACCCCCATGCCCCGGCCATGCAGGTGGCCCACAGAAGCCACGTCATCAGCATGCTGGATCGGGAGGCGCTGCGGCGGGTGGTGGCGGAGGAACGGCCCGACCTGATCGTGCCGGAGATCGAGGCCATCGACACCGCCTTTCTGCTGGAATTGGAGCAGGGGGGGCAGCGGGTGATCCCCACGGCGCGGGCGACGAACCTGACCATGAACCGGGAGGGGATTCGGCGCCTGGCGGCCGAAGAGTTGGGCCTGCCCACGGCACGCTACGCCTTTGCGAAAAGTGCTGCGGAGCTGCGCGTCAATGCCGCTGCCATCGGGTTCCCCTGCGTGGTGAAGCCGATCATGAGTTCGTCCGGCAAGGGGCAGAGCGTGGTGCGGTCTGCCTCGGACGTGGACGCCGCCTGGCGCTACGCCATGGAGGGGGCCCGCGGCGCTTCGGATACCGCCATCATCGAGGAGTTCATCCCGTTCGACTACGAGATCACCCTGCTGACCGTCCGCCACGCCGGCGGCACCTCGTTTTGCCCCCCCATCGGCCATGTGCAGATCAAGGGGGACTACCACGAATCGTGGCAGCCCATGGCCATGTCGGCGGCGGCCCTTGCCGAGGCGAGGCGTCAGGCGGCGGCGGTCACCGGCGCCCTGGGCGGTTACGGCATCTTCGGGGTGGAGTTGTTCGTCAGCGGCGACAAAGTCTGGTTCAGCGAGGTGTCCCCCCGCCCCCACGACACCGGCATGGTGACCATGGTCTCCCAGAACCTGAGCCAGTTTGAACTGCACGTGCGCGCCATACTCGGGCTGCCGGTGCCCGAGATTCTCAACCTGGCCCCCTCGGCCAGCCATGTGATCCTGGCGGAGGAAGGCCGGGACAACGTGCGTTTCGAGGGGCTTTCGGAGGCTCTCAGCGTTCCCGGCGCCAAACTGCGCCTCTTCGGCAAGCCGGATACCCGTCCCGGCCGGCGCATGGGGGTGGCCCTGGTTCAGGGGGCATCCACCGACGAGGCCCGAAGCCGGGCCGAGGCCAGCGCGCATTGCGTGCGTTTGGTGCCCCAGGGGTGATGCTAAATGCCAAAATAAGTTGCCACTGGGGCATGCGAGATATTAATCAGGTTATCAGAAGGGGAAATGACAATAAATGTTGTCACTCAAGTCTTGACGCCTGAGAGCACAGTGGGTTTACCGTTGTTGCGATTGGTTATGCGTTTTTCTTTCTTCTTATAACTGTTGTTGAACTCTCTAAATAGTTGATAAGTTCATCGTAATACTTTTTGCCCTTTTCAGTTAATTCCCAAATACCTCTTCCGGATTCTTCGGCTGATTTCACATATGAATAAATTTGCTTTGCTCTTTCTTTCGCCCAAGCGATGTCATGACGCCACCTTGGCACATCATGTGCGACCGTCTGGTGACAAATATTATCAGAAAATTCTTCTTCAAGAATTTTGTACATTTTTTCGTCGACTTCTCTCTTTTCGGCGACTCCGCCAAAAGAACCGATGACCAGTACAACAAATGGAATTAAACTGTCTTGTGTATATTTTTTGCCTTTTAATAACCTTCTGGCATATTCCATGAAGCTATTCTCCTTCAAAAAGGACACTATCTTAATGGTACGAGTATAAGTGTATTAGGGCTATTCTGGCGAACCTGCCCTGTGCCGTATTGAGCAACCTGGCCATTCTGAAGAATTATGGTGTAATCCGTTCGGTCCCAGGACCAGCCGCTAATCAACCGGTTCGAATAAAGTAGAGCCTCATACTCACCACTACGTTGGAATCCATCCGGGTTTCCGAGCTCTGAAATAACTTGCTGCTTGGACATTCCCTCTTGGATTCTTGTCCGGACAATTTCACCAGTTGCGCATCCACCCTGTAATAAAGCAAGTGCACCAAGTAGGGTTAAAATAAAGCTTCTCATACGACCTCCTGTAATTTTGTTGTATAACGTGGTGAGGCGCAGCGGGTTCACCGCTGCCGCCGATGGTTAGCCCTTATACTGGCCAACATCTAGATTAGACCGCATATTAGTCGTAATATGTTACGGGTGGCTATTCACTCGCAGCCAAATTTTCAACTATATATTAGCGCTTTACGATTAAAGTCCCGCGTCCGCTGTGGAATGATATACAGGTTTTTATTTTAAGAGTCTATCGCAATAATTTGGACAACCAACTACTCACATGCTCGATCACTTCGAATTGTCATTTCACAGTGATGGGTCTGGCTCGATTAATCTCCCCCTTGCATCTCTATTGTGACCATGGTAATATGGTCATAATATCACGGTGGAGGTGAAGCATGTCGCAAGCCGTATCAAAATCCCAGTTCAAGCCCCATTCCCTGGAGTATTTCCGCAAGATCGAGCAGTCCGGCGAGGAGTTGGTGATAACCGACCATGGCCGCCCGGTTCTCAAGGTTGTCCCCTACGTCGCGGATGGGGAGGAGTGCTTCCGGGGCCTGCGCAATACCGTCCTGAAATATGATGCCCCCTTGGAGCCGGTAGGGGGGGACGAGTGGGAGGCGCTTAGGTGATCGTGCTCGATACCCACGCCTTACTCTGGTGGGTCAATGACCCCGCAACCCTGAGCGAGCCTGCAAAAACGGCGATCGATGCTGCTGTGGAATCACGGTCGGTGCACGTATCCTGCATCAGCTCCTGGGAGATCGCCCTGTTGGTGGAGCGCGGCCGGCTGCGTCTGGCCCTGGATGTCCGCGACTGGCTCTGCCGTTGCGAGGCGCTTCCCTTTCTCACCTTTGTGGCGGTGAACAACGCCATTGCCGTCGAATCCGTGCGGCTTCCTGACTTCCCCCATGCCGATCCGGCCGACCGGATCATTGCCGCCACGGCCTTGTCACTCGGAGCGGCGCTCGTGACAAAGGACGATAAGCTGCGTAATTATCCCCACGTGAAGACGATCTGGTAACAGTAATAGGCATCGTTCAAATAGAAGGAGTAATCAGTGGCAAACAGGGATGACTTTACTGATAAAACAAAAAGGGTGTTGGCTGAGCGAGCAGGACAACAATGCTCCAATCCCAATTGTGGTCACAGCACAGCTGGGCCTTCTGATGCGGATAGCAAGAAATCAACTCTTCTTGGAAAGGCAGCTCACATCACAGCAGCTGCGGAAGGTGGGCCAAGATATGACGCCAAATTAACGTCAGAGGAACGAAAGTCTCCCGAAAACGGAATTTGGTTATGTGCCGAATGTGCTGATAGAGTTGATAAAAAAGAAAACGAACATCAATTCCCGGTGGAGCTTCTAAAACACTGGAAACAGTTTAATGAGTCAGTTACAGGAACGGATTATGCTTCTTTACAGGACAGAGCCCACTATCCTGTGCGAAAGTTAAGAATTGTTGATTTTGGTGGCGTTATCGGTGACATCACAATTAATTTTGGAGCACTGACGCTTTTCTATGGAACAAGTAAGTTAAACCAATCGGTTTGTGACCTGCTGAGGACATTTTCAGAAAGGGAGAAGTTTGAGCAGACACGTCAACCACGAAGTGGTGTCCGCTCCTGGAATTATGGGATTATACCAATTGTAGAAAAAATTAGCCTGGGCGTGACTGTCTTAACAAGTGAGCCAAGGTATTTTGCTGAAGCTGGAAAGCTTCATATTACTTTGTCTGATGCCAAAGATTTTGTAGTCCGTACCACTACTGACGATGTTGCAATTTTCGTAGGAGATGCTCCACTGCCAGTATTCTCTCCCGTACTGAATATAGTGACAATTAGGAAAAACTTTGAATCCGTGGTCTTTTCTGGAGATTCAGAAGAAGA is a window from the Oryzomonas sagensis genome containing:
- the lptF gene encoding LPS export ABC transporter permease LptF; amino-acid sequence: MKRILTFYIIREIASLFLLGIAVFTLILLMGRLIKLTDLVISRGVPMADISRMILYLMPSFLVFTIPMAFLLAVLLAFGRLSADNEITVMKSGGLSLVQIMPPVLLCSVVAVLLTLGASIVGVPWGNSSFKRISFEMLKQNVAVTIREKVFWDEIPGIILYTDHYDEENHTLKGVIIHDGRDQAHPMTIFAASGNVGCTPNQQDICLVLNNGSIHAAGKGEGYRLVHFGEYAMTVAGPGKGGGIGRNELDMGIGELRQQIANPATPQATRLKMAAELQSRFAFPFASLVFAVVAVPLGIQNRRSGKSAGFSVSIAILLAYYVLLSLLRTLAERGTLPAELALWLPNAIFLAVGWYFLRMASLERSIWTAVQDALLTLIGRRSAVR
- the lptG gene encoding LPS export ABC transporter permease LptG — protein: MTILSRYIAMAWLRLLALCLGSFVAVYLVLDMMDKIPRFIRAGGSGVDILRFFVWKLPEMVGQTASFSILMATLLTLGMFSRNSEIIAMRSCGISLLRISFPMLFLGLAASFVLLLNAELVVPGSYERMERIERVDIRKQGVNAVFRRNNIWFRSDSQILQAHLFDPQAKVLRGVTLWKLDASMNPTNRIDAGSAEFHDGRWTLKDVVTKDFSQGHGYVAQRARSMDVALNLKLDDLRVLDNNADNLSYRKLKEYADNLQNGGYQAFRYLTMMHTKLSGPFAAFVMVILGIPFAFRNSRSGGAALGIGASIGIGFAYFVVNAMLLSYGRSGVLPPLVAAWGANIIFCLGGVWLAMTVRN
- a CDS encoding IPT/TIG domain-containing protein translates to MKNIAAILVVVTCCLAGNTALFAAERPQRVMKPAASTPDTSPAILSIIPAQAEPGGRVTIFGANFGGQISAFLGSVEIPAKVTDGRQLEFTVPPLDAGLYALYLKRGDGVVGRAYNFSVLPLRPVLIALSPDKISSCAQGGERDVTAVGRNFGETTFLFFDNASIKSRVLSPEAIAFRVPQVTGGLHQIMVKNSPENASVQLALEIETKPEISQVTRGNEYVNYYELLIEGKNFQQNSALYVDGLRIGGNSGQDSAAREKVIFIDCTRLVYQRFPYSPVAKDFRLQVVNPGNEGSQVINVSAP
- the purT gene encoding formate-dependent phosphoribosylglycinamide formyltransferase, which codes for MNLGTPLKSGAIRLLLLGSGELGKEVAIEAQRLGVEVIAVDRYPHAPAMQVAHRSHVISMLDREALRRVVAEERPDLIVPEIEAIDTAFLLELEQGGQRVIPTARATNLTMNREGIRRLAAEELGLPTARYAFAKSAAELRVNAAAIGFPCVVKPIMSSSGKGQSVVRSASDVDAAWRYAMEGARGASDTAIIEEFIPFDYEITLLTVRHAGGTSFCPPIGHVQIKGDYHESWQPMAMSAAALAEARRQAAAVTGALGGYGIFGVELFVSGDKVWFSEVSPRPHDTGMVTMVSQNLSQFELHVRAILGLPVPEILNLAPSASHVILAEEGRDNVRFEGLSEALSVPGAKLRLFGKPDTRPGRRMGVALVQGASTDEARSRAEASAHCVRLVPQG
- a CDS encoding type II toxin-antitoxin system Phd/YefM family antitoxin, which translates into the protein MSQAVSKSQFKPHSLEYFRKIEQSGEELVITDHGRPVLKVVPYVADGEECFRGLRNTVLKYDAPLEPVGGDEWEALR
- a CDS encoding type II toxin-antitoxin system VapC family toxin → MIVLDTHALLWWVNDPATLSEPAKTAIDAAVESRSVHVSCISSWEIALLVERGRLRLALDVRDWLCRCEALPFLTFVAVNNAIAVESVRLPDFPHADPADRIIAATALSLGAALVTKDDKLRNYPHVKTIW